The Candidatus Eisenbacteria bacterium region GAATAGGCAGAAACCTGTACGATCCCAATATACAGCCTTCACATAATTGCCCCGTCGATTAATGAACATGTAAAGACTTCCCGAGAGAGGATCTTCGCTCAATGTGTTTTGAACCAACGATATCAATCCATTGAAA contains the following coding sequences:
- the tnpB gene encoding IS66 family insertion sequence element accessory protein TnpB (TnpB, as the term is used for proteins encoded by IS66 family insertion elements, is considered an accessory protein, since TnpC, encoded by a neighboring gene, is a DDE family transposase.), whose amino-acid sequence is FNGLISLVQNTLSEDPLSGSLYMFINRRGNYVKAVYWDRTGFCLFAN